One Salmo trutta chromosome 19, fSalTru1.1, whole genome shotgun sequence genomic window carries:
- the LOC115154588 gene encoding amyloid-beta A4 precursor protein-binding family B member 1 isoform X1 encodes MSLEKTSDLANENTCLPSSLTLDLRSPHSALLDSDLSKKAKGTTTSTKKRHNYATSTPLDLLNGTMGSNCIDEEESSQQREEERVRNQENEQGQHCTGTNAKWLKEGQNQLRKVAERQQDQNINSDQDLNHNESPDGNPNHNSLVMDQQEEDSEQNPSSKTLRSLCSDLNEPLLIDTLETPHGKEEEEEEKEDRDEEESLLLPTGGERDTDSSEAQSSSESQRYDSGEVKDTCLLFQGRNAAPSDEDSSCMSLSQGSTANSTPDSDPESYWDRSAFETDTDLPAGWMRVRDESGTYYWHIPTGTTQWEPPSPLEEGEAPERPSSTSPAITPNVEPQLMWNSLTQSHPNRFNDEEFWKEEDAMADQTLKDFEGATLRYASINLNCSQSEEKEKMNSLINDPEAKVFAVRSLGWVEISEEEMAPGKSSVAVNNCIRQLSYHKHNLHDTAGIWGEGKDMLLVLENEILNLIDPLGQTLLHTQPIVSIRVWGVGRDNGRERDFAYVARDKLTHVLKCHVFRCDTPAKNIATSMHDICSKIMAQRKSSKSSLNRLNIDPSKLADIPFQEFPAPKNELVQRFQVCYLGNVPVAKPVGKERFGMDLVNVALDTAMNSKDKEEWTSVTVNVASATLTIITAETEEVLSECRVRFLSFMGVGKDVHTFAFIMAEGPGDFICHMFWCEPNAASLSEAVQAACMLRYQKCLDARPPSTSSCLPGPPADSVARRVGSSVKKGVQSLLGSFKRSGSQTP; translated from the exons ATGTCTTTGGAGAAGACCTCCGACCTGGCCAATGAGAACACATGCTTGCCGTCCTCGCTGACCCTTGACCTCCGCTCCCCACATAGTGCTCTGCTTGATTCTGACCTGAGCAAGAAGGCCAAaggcaccaccacctccaccaagaAGCGCCACAACTATGCCACATCCACACCTTTGGACCTGCTGAATGGCACCATGGGTAGCAATTGCATCGATGAGGAAGAGTCCAgtcaacagagagaggaggagagggtccGGAACCAGGAGAACGAGCAGGGACAGCACTGCACCGGGACCAATGCCAAGTGGCTCAAGGAGGGTCAGAATCAACTTCGCAAAGTGGCAGAGAGGCAGCAGGACCAGAATATAAATTCTGACCAGGATTTGAATCACAACGAGAGCCCAGATGGAAACCCCAACCATAACTCTTTAGTGATGGACCAGCAGGAGGAAGACAGTGAGCAGAACCCCTCTTCTAAGACCCTGAGGTCCCTCTGCTCTGACCTGAATGAGCCTCTGCTGATCGACACCTTAGAGACCCCTCatgggaaggaggaagaggaagaagagaaagaggacaggGATGAGGAAGAGTCTCTACTACTTCCAACAGgtggagagagggacacagactCGTCTGAGGCGCAGAGTAGCAGTGAGTCTCAGAGATATGACAGTGGAGAAGTGAAGGACACATGCCTGCTGTTTCAGGGCAGAAACGCAGCACCCAGTGATGAGGACTCCAGTTGCATGTCACTGTCTCAGGGCAGCACAGCCAACAGCACGCCAGACAGTGACCCAG AGTCTTACTGGGACCGCAGTGCGTTTGAGACGGACACAGACCTGCCTGCGGGGTGGATGCGGGTCAGAGACGAGTCGGGTACCTACTACTGGCACATTCCCACAGGCACCACCCAATGGGAGCCCCCCTCTCCTCTAGAGGAGGGAGAAGCCCCAGAAAGACCCTCCAGTACCTCCCCTGCCATCACACCCAACGTGGAGCCACAG tTGATGTGGAATAGTCTCACCCAGTCCCACCCCAACAGGTTTAATGACGAGGAGTTCTGGAAG GAGGAAGATGCCATGGCTGATCAGACCCTAAAGGATTTTGAAGGAGCCACATTGCGTTATGCCTCTATCAACCTCAA CTGCTCACAATCTGAAGAAAAGGAAAAGATGAACTCGCTCATCAATGACCCGGAGGCTAAG GTTTTTGCAGTCCGGTCACTGGGCTGGGTGGAGATATCAGAGGAGGAGATGGCTCCAGGGAAGAGCAGTGTGGCTGTCAACAACTGCATCAGACAGCTCTCCTACCACAAACACAACCTGCACGACACGGCTGGGATCTGGGGAGAG GGAAAAGACATGCTCCTTGTTCTGGAGAATGAAATCTTGAACCTGATAGATCCGTTGGGCCAGACTCTGCTGCACACCCAGCCTATCGTCAGCATCCGAGTGTGGGGAGTGGGCCGGGACAACGGCAG GGAGAG GGACTTTGCCTACGTGGCGAGAGACAAACTGACTCATGTTCTGAAGTGCCATGTGTTCAGGTGTGACACACCTGCTAAGAACATTGCCACGAGCATGCATGACATCTGCTCTAAG ATAATGGCCCAGAGGAAGTCATCCAAGTCCTCTCTGAACAGACTCAACATAGACCCCTCTAAACTGGCAGACATTCCTTTCCAGG AATTCCCTGCACCAAAGAATGAGCTAGTCCAGCGCTTCCAGGTATGTTACCTGGGTAACGTGCCAGTGGCCAAACCCGTAGGTAAGGAACGCTTTG GTATGGACCTAGTTAACGTTGCCCTCGACACAGCAATGAATTCCAAAGACAAGGAAGAGTGGACGTCAGTTACTGTGAACGTGGCTTCAGCCACACTTACCATAATCACTGCTGAG ACAGAGGAGGTTCTGTCAGAGTGCCGGGTGCGGTTCCTGTCCTTCATGGGCGTGGGGAAGGACGTCCACACCTTCGCCTTCATCATGGCCGAAGGCCCCGGGGACTTCATCTGCCACATGTTCTGGTGTGAGCCCAACGCAGCCAGCCTCAGTGAGGCCGTGCAGGCCGCCTGCATG CTGCGCTACCAGAAGTGTCTGGACGCCAGGCCGCCCAGTACCAGCTCCTGCCTGCCAGGCCCGCCGGCTGACTCCGTGGCACGCCGTGTGGGCTCAAGTGTCAAGAAGGGAGTTCAGAGCCTGCTGGGCAGCTTCAAGAGGTCTGGATCCCAGACGCCCTGA
- the LOC115154588 gene encoding amyloid-beta A4 precursor protein-binding family B member 1 isoform X2, translating to MSLEKTSDLANENTCLPSSLTLDLRSPHSALLDSDLSKKAKGTTTSTKKRHNYATSTPLDLLNGTMGSNCIDEEESSQQREEERVRNQENEQGQHCTGTNAKWLKEGQNQLRKVAERQQDQNINSDQDLNHNESPDGNPNHNSLVMDQQEEDSEQNPSSKTLRSLCSDLNEPLLIDTLETPHGKEEEEEEKEDRDEEESLLLPTGGERDTDSSEAQSSSESQRYDSGEVKDTCLLFQGRNAAPSDEDSSCMSLSQGSTANSTPDSDPESYWDRSAFETDTDLPAGWMRVRDESGTYYWHIPTGTTQWEPPSPLEEGEAPERPSSTSPAITPNVEPQLMWNSLTQSHPNRFNDEEFWKEEDAMADQTLKDFEGATLRYASINLNCSQSEEKEKMNSLINDPEAKVFAVRSLGWVEISEEEMAPGKSSVAVNNCIRQLSYHKHNLHDTAGIWGEGKDMLLVLENEILNLIDPLGQTLLHTQPIVSIRVWGVGRDNGRDFAYVARDKLTHVLKCHVFRCDTPAKNIATSMHDICSKIMAQRKSSKSSLNRLNIDPSKLADIPFQEFPAPKNELVQRFQVCYLGNVPVAKPVGKERFGMDLVNVALDTAMNSKDKEEWTSVTVNVASATLTIITAETEEVLSECRVRFLSFMGVGKDVHTFAFIMAEGPGDFICHMFWCEPNAASLSEAVQAACMLRYQKCLDARPPSTSSCLPGPPADSVARRVGSSVKKGVQSLLGSFKRSGSQTP from the exons ATGTCTTTGGAGAAGACCTCCGACCTGGCCAATGAGAACACATGCTTGCCGTCCTCGCTGACCCTTGACCTCCGCTCCCCACATAGTGCTCTGCTTGATTCTGACCTGAGCAAGAAGGCCAAaggcaccaccacctccaccaagaAGCGCCACAACTATGCCACATCCACACCTTTGGACCTGCTGAATGGCACCATGGGTAGCAATTGCATCGATGAGGAAGAGTCCAgtcaacagagagaggaggagagggtccGGAACCAGGAGAACGAGCAGGGACAGCACTGCACCGGGACCAATGCCAAGTGGCTCAAGGAGGGTCAGAATCAACTTCGCAAAGTGGCAGAGAGGCAGCAGGACCAGAATATAAATTCTGACCAGGATTTGAATCACAACGAGAGCCCAGATGGAAACCCCAACCATAACTCTTTAGTGATGGACCAGCAGGAGGAAGACAGTGAGCAGAACCCCTCTTCTAAGACCCTGAGGTCCCTCTGCTCTGACCTGAATGAGCCTCTGCTGATCGACACCTTAGAGACCCCTCatgggaaggaggaagaggaagaagagaaagaggacaggGATGAGGAAGAGTCTCTACTACTTCCAACAGgtggagagagggacacagactCGTCTGAGGCGCAGAGTAGCAGTGAGTCTCAGAGATATGACAGTGGAGAAGTGAAGGACACATGCCTGCTGTTTCAGGGCAGAAACGCAGCACCCAGTGATGAGGACTCCAGTTGCATGTCACTGTCTCAGGGCAGCACAGCCAACAGCACGCCAGACAGTGACCCAG AGTCTTACTGGGACCGCAGTGCGTTTGAGACGGACACAGACCTGCCTGCGGGGTGGATGCGGGTCAGAGACGAGTCGGGTACCTACTACTGGCACATTCCCACAGGCACCACCCAATGGGAGCCCCCCTCTCCTCTAGAGGAGGGAGAAGCCCCAGAAAGACCCTCCAGTACCTCCCCTGCCATCACACCCAACGTGGAGCCACAG tTGATGTGGAATAGTCTCACCCAGTCCCACCCCAACAGGTTTAATGACGAGGAGTTCTGGAAG GAGGAAGATGCCATGGCTGATCAGACCCTAAAGGATTTTGAAGGAGCCACATTGCGTTATGCCTCTATCAACCTCAA CTGCTCACAATCTGAAGAAAAGGAAAAGATGAACTCGCTCATCAATGACCCGGAGGCTAAG GTTTTTGCAGTCCGGTCACTGGGCTGGGTGGAGATATCAGAGGAGGAGATGGCTCCAGGGAAGAGCAGTGTGGCTGTCAACAACTGCATCAGACAGCTCTCCTACCACAAACACAACCTGCACGACACGGCTGGGATCTGGGGAGAG GGAAAAGACATGCTCCTTGTTCTGGAGAATGAAATCTTGAACCTGATAGATCCGTTGGGCCAGACTCTGCTGCACACCCAGCCTATCGTCAGCATCCGAGTGTGGGGAGTGGGCCGGGACAACGGCAG GGACTTTGCCTACGTGGCGAGAGACAAACTGACTCATGTTCTGAAGTGCCATGTGTTCAGGTGTGACACACCTGCTAAGAACATTGCCACGAGCATGCATGACATCTGCTCTAAG ATAATGGCCCAGAGGAAGTCATCCAAGTCCTCTCTGAACAGACTCAACATAGACCCCTCTAAACTGGCAGACATTCCTTTCCAGG AATTCCCTGCACCAAAGAATGAGCTAGTCCAGCGCTTCCAGGTATGTTACCTGGGTAACGTGCCAGTGGCCAAACCCGTAGGTAAGGAACGCTTTG GTATGGACCTAGTTAACGTTGCCCTCGACACAGCAATGAATTCCAAAGACAAGGAAGAGTGGACGTCAGTTACTGTGAACGTGGCTTCAGCCACACTTACCATAATCACTGCTGAG ACAGAGGAGGTTCTGTCAGAGTGCCGGGTGCGGTTCCTGTCCTTCATGGGCGTGGGGAAGGACGTCCACACCTTCGCCTTCATCATGGCCGAAGGCCCCGGGGACTTCATCTGCCACATGTTCTGGTGTGAGCCCAACGCAGCCAGCCTCAGTGAGGCCGTGCAGGCCGCCTGCATG CTGCGCTACCAGAAGTGTCTGGACGCCAGGCCGCCCAGTACCAGCTCCTGCCTGCCAGGCCCGCCGGCTGACTCCGTGGCACGCCGTGTGGGCTCAAGTGTCAAGAAGGGAGTTCAGAGCCTGCTGGGCAGCTTCAAGAGGTCTGGATCCCAGACGCCCTGA
- the LOC115154588 gene encoding amyloid-beta A4 precursor protein-binding family B member 1 isoform X3, whose protein sequence is MSLEKTSDLANENTCLPSSLTLDLRSPHSALLDSDLSKKAKGTTTSTKKRHNYATSTPLDLLNGTMGSNCIDEEESSQQREEERVRNQENEQGQHCTGTNAKWLKEGQNQLRKVAERQQDQNINSDQDLNHNESPDGNPNHNSLVMDQQEEDSEQNPSSKTLRSLCSDLNEPLLIDTLETPHGKEEEEEEKEDRDEEESLLLPTGGERDTDSSEAQSSSESQRYDSGEVKDTCLLFQGRNAAPSDEDSSCMSLSQGSTANSTPDSDPESYWDRSAFETDTDLPAGWMRVRDESGTYYWHIPTGTTQWEPPSPLEEGEAPERPSSTSPAITPNVEPQLMWNSLTQSHPNRFNDEEFWKEEDAMADQTLKDFEGATLRYASINLNCSQSEEKEKMNSLINDPEAKVFAVRSLGWVEISEEEMAPGKSSVAVNNCIRQLSYHKHNLHDTAGIWGEGKDMLLVLENEILNLIDPLGQTLLHTQPIVSIRVWGVGRDNGRERDFAYVARDKLTHVLKCHVFRCDTPAKNIATSMHDICSKIMAQRKSSKSSLNRLNIDPSKLADIPFQEFPAPKNELVQRFQVCYLGNVPVAKPVGMDLVNVALDTAMNSKDKEEWTSVTVNVASATLTIITAETEEVLSECRVRFLSFMGVGKDVHTFAFIMAEGPGDFICHMFWCEPNAASLSEAVQAACMLRYQKCLDARPPSTSSCLPGPPADSVARRVGSSVKKGVQSLLGSFKRSGSQTP, encoded by the exons ATGTCTTTGGAGAAGACCTCCGACCTGGCCAATGAGAACACATGCTTGCCGTCCTCGCTGACCCTTGACCTCCGCTCCCCACATAGTGCTCTGCTTGATTCTGACCTGAGCAAGAAGGCCAAaggcaccaccacctccaccaagaAGCGCCACAACTATGCCACATCCACACCTTTGGACCTGCTGAATGGCACCATGGGTAGCAATTGCATCGATGAGGAAGAGTCCAgtcaacagagagaggaggagagggtccGGAACCAGGAGAACGAGCAGGGACAGCACTGCACCGGGACCAATGCCAAGTGGCTCAAGGAGGGTCAGAATCAACTTCGCAAAGTGGCAGAGAGGCAGCAGGACCAGAATATAAATTCTGACCAGGATTTGAATCACAACGAGAGCCCAGATGGAAACCCCAACCATAACTCTTTAGTGATGGACCAGCAGGAGGAAGACAGTGAGCAGAACCCCTCTTCTAAGACCCTGAGGTCCCTCTGCTCTGACCTGAATGAGCCTCTGCTGATCGACACCTTAGAGACCCCTCatgggaaggaggaagaggaagaagagaaagaggacaggGATGAGGAAGAGTCTCTACTACTTCCAACAGgtggagagagggacacagactCGTCTGAGGCGCAGAGTAGCAGTGAGTCTCAGAGATATGACAGTGGAGAAGTGAAGGACACATGCCTGCTGTTTCAGGGCAGAAACGCAGCACCCAGTGATGAGGACTCCAGTTGCATGTCACTGTCTCAGGGCAGCACAGCCAACAGCACGCCAGACAGTGACCCAG AGTCTTACTGGGACCGCAGTGCGTTTGAGACGGACACAGACCTGCCTGCGGGGTGGATGCGGGTCAGAGACGAGTCGGGTACCTACTACTGGCACATTCCCACAGGCACCACCCAATGGGAGCCCCCCTCTCCTCTAGAGGAGGGAGAAGCCCCAGAAAGACCCTCCAGTACCTCCCCTGCCATCACACCCAACGTGGAGCCACAG tTGATGTGGAATAGTCTCACCCAGTCCCACCCCAACAGGTTTAATGACGAGGAGTTCTGGAAG GAGGAAGATGCCATGGCTGATCAGACCCTAAAGGATTTTGAAGGAGCCACATTGCGTTATGCCTCTATCAACCTCAA CTGCTCACAATCTGAAGAAAAGGAAAAGATGAACTCGCTCATCAATGACCCGGAGGCTAAG GTTTTTGCAGTCCGGTCACTGGGCTGGGTGGAGATATCAGAGGAGGAGATGGCTCCAGGGAAGAGCAGTGTGGCTGTCAACAACTGCATCAGACAGCTCTCCTACCACAAACACAACCTGCACGACACGGCTGGGATCTGGGGAGAG GGAAAAGACATGCTCCTTGTTCTGGAGAATGAAATCTTGAACCTGATAGATCCGTTGGGCCAGACTCTGCTGCACACCCAGCCTATCGTCAGCATCCGAGTGTGGGGAGTGGGCCGGGACAACGGCAG GGAGAG GGACTTTGCCTACGTGGCGAGAGACAAACTGACTCATGTTCTGAAGTGCCATGTGTTCAGGTGTGACACACCTGCTAAGAACATTGCCACGAGCATGCATGACATCTGCTCTAAG ATAATGGCCCAGAGGAAGTCATCCAAGTCCTCTCTGAACAGACTCAACATAGACCCCTCTAAACTGGCAGACATTCCTTTCCAGG AATTCCCTGCACCAAAGAATGAGCTAGTCCAGCGCTTCCAGGTATGTTACCTGGGTAACGTGCCAGTGGCCAAACCCGTAG GTATGGACCTAGTTAACGTTGCCCTCGACACAGCAATGAATTCCAAAGACAAGGAAGAGTGGACGTCAGTTACTGTGAACGTGGCTTCAGCCACACTTACCATAATCACTGCTGAG ACAGAGGAGGTTCTGTCAGAGTGCCGGGTGCGGTTCCTGTCCTTCATGGGCGTGGGGAAGGACGTCCACACCTTCGCCTTCATCATGGCCGAAGGCCCCGGGGACTTCATCTGCCACATGTTCTGGTGTGAGCCCAACGCAGCCAGCCTCAGTGAGGCCGTGCAGGCCGCCTGCATG CTGCGCTACCAGAAGTGTCTGGACGCCAGGCCGCCCAGTACCAGCTCCTGCCTGCCAGGCCCGCCGGCTGACTCCGTGGCACGCCGTGTGGGCTCAAGTGTCAAGAAGGGAGTTCAGAGCCTGCTGGGCAGCTTCAAGAGGTCTGGATCCCAGACGCCCTGA
- the LOC115154588 gene encoding amyloid-beta A4 precursor protein-binding family B member 1 isoform X4, whose protein sequence is MSLEKTSDLANENTCLPSSLTLDLRSPHSALLDSDLSKKAKGTTTSTKKRHNYATSTPLDLLNGTMGSNCIDEEESSQQREEERVRNQENEQGQHCTGTNAKWLKEGQNQLRKVAERQQDQNINSDQDLNHNESPDGNPNHNSLVMDQQEEDSEQNPSSKTLRSLCSDLNEPLLIDTLETPHGKEEEEEEKEDRDEEESLLLPTGGERDTDSSEAQSSSESQRYDSGEVKDTCLLFQGRNAAPSDEDSSCMSLSQGSTANSTPDSDPESYWDRSAFETDTDLPAGWMRVRDESGTYYWHIPTGTTQWEPPSPLEEGEAPERPSSTSPAITPNVEPQLMWNSLTQSHPNRFNDEEFWKEEDAMADQTLKDFEGATLRYASINLNCSQSEEKEKMNSLINDPEAKVFAVRSLGWVEISEEEMAPGKSSVAVNNCIRQLSYHKHNLHDTAGIWGEGKDMLLVLENEILNLIDPLGQTLLHTQPIVSIRVWGVGRDNGRDFAYVARDKLTHVLKCHVFRCDTPAKNIATSMHDICSKIMAQRKSSKSSLNRLNIDPSKLADIPFQEFPAPKNELVQRFQVCYLGNVPVAKPVGMDLVNVALDTAMNSKDKEEWTSVTVNVASATLTIITAETEEVLSECRVRFLSFMGVGKDVHTFAFIMAEGPGDFICHMFWCEPNAASLSEAVQAACMLRYQKCLDARPPSTSSCLPGPPADSVARRVGSSVKKGVQSLLGSFKRSGSQTP, encoded by the exons ATGTCTTTGGAGAAGACCTCCGACCTGGCCAATGAGAACACATGCTTGCCGTCCTCGCTGACCCTTGACCTCCGCTCCCCACATAGTGCTCTGCTTGATTCTGACCTGAGCAAGAAGGCCAAaggcaccaccacctccaccaagaAGCGCCACAACTATGCCACATCCACACCTTTGGACCTGCTGAATGGCACCATGGGTAGCAATTGCATCGATGAGGAAGAGTCCAgtcaacagagagaggaggagagggtccGGAACCAGGAGAACGAGCAGGGACAGCACTGCACCGGGACCAATGCCAAGTGGCTCAAGGAGGGTCAGAATCAACTTCGCAAAGTGGCAGAGAGGCAGCAGGACCAGAATATAAATTCTGACCAGGATTTGAATCACAACGAGAGCCCAGATGGAAACCCCAACCATAACTCTTTAGTGATGGACCAGCAGGAGGAAGACAGTGAGCAGAACCCCTCTTCTAAGACCCTGAGGTCCCTCTGCTCTGACCTGAATGAGCCTCTGCTGATCGACACCTTAGAGACCCCTCatgggaaggaggaagaggaagaagagaaagaggacaggGATGAGGAAGAGTCTCTACTACTTCCAACAGgtggagagagggacacagactCGTCTGAGGCGCAGAGTAGCAGTGAGTCTCAGAGATATGACAGTGGAGAAGTGAAGGACACATGCCTGCTGTTTCAGGGCAGAAACGCAGCACCCAGTGATGAGGACTCCAGTTGCATGTCACTGTCTCAGGGCAGCACAGCCAACAGCACGCCAGACAGTGACCCAG AGTCTTACTGGGACCGCAGTGCGTTTGAGACGGACACAGACCTGCCTGCGGGGTGGATGCGGGTCAGAGACGAGTCGGGTACCTACTACTGGCACATTCCCACAGGCACCACCCAATGGGAGCCCCCCTCTCCTCTAGAGGAGGGAGAAGCCCCAGAAAGACCCTCCAGTACCTCCCCTGCCATCACACCCAACGTGGAGCCACAG tTGATGTGGAATAGTCTCACCCAGTCCCACCCCAACAGGTTTAATGACGAGGAGTTCTGGAAG GAGGAAGATGCCATGGCTGATCAGACCCTAAAGGATTTTGAAGGAGCCACATTGCGTTATGCCTCTATCAACCTCAA CTGCTCACAATCTGAAGAAAAGGAAAAGATGAACTCGCTCATCAATGACCCGGAGGCTAAG GTTTTTGCAGTCCGGTCACTGGGCTGGGTGGAGATATCAGAGGAGGAGATGGCTCCAGGGAAGAGCAGTGTGGCTGTCAACAACTGCATCAGACAGCTCTCCTACCACAAACACAACCTGCACGACACGGCTGGGATCTGGGGAGAG GGAAAAGACATGCTCCTTGTTCTGGAGAATGAAATCTTGAACCTGATAGATCCGTTGGGCCAGACTCTGCTGCACACCCAGCCTATCGTCAGCATCCGAGTGTGGGGAGTGGGCCGGGACAACGGCAG GGACTTTGCCTACGTGGCGAGAGACAAACTGACTCATGTTCTGAAGTGCCATGTGTTCAGGTGTGACACACCTGCTAAGAACATTGCCACGAGCATGCATGACATCTGCTCTAAG ATAATGGCCCAGAGGAAGTCATCCAAGTCCTCTCTGAACAGACTCAACATAGACCCCTCTAAACTGGCAGACATTCCTTTCCAGG AATTCCCTGCACCAAAGAATGAGCTAGTCCAGCGCTTCCAGGTATGTTACCTGGGTAACGTGCCAGTGGCCAAACCCGTAG GTATGGACCTAGTTAACGTTGCCCTCGACACAGCAATGAATTCCAAAGACAAGGAAGAGTGGACGTCAGTTACTGTGAACGTGGCTTCAGCCACACTTACCATAATCACTGCTGAG ACAGAGGAGGTTCTGTCAGAGTGCCGGGTGCGGTTCCTGTCCTTCATGGGCGTGGGGAAGGACGTCCACACCTTCGCCTTCATCATGGCCGAAGGCCCCGGGGACTTCATCTGCCACATGTTCTGGTGTGAGCCCAACGCAGCCAGCCTCAGTGAGGCCGTGCAGGCCGCCTGCATG CTGCGCTACCAGAAGTGTCTGGACGCCAGGCCGCCCAGTACCAGCTCCTGCCTGCCAGGCCCGCCGGCTGACTCCGTGGCACGCCGTGTGGGCTCAAGTGTCAAGAAGGGAGTTCAGAGCCTGCTGGGCAGCTTCAAGAGGTCTGGATCCCAGACGCCCTGA